The DNA segment TTTAGGGATAGAAAACTACTTTATGAAATAGTTAATGCTAGGACAATTTACGAAGAAAAAGATGTTACAAAATTAATAATGGCAGATCAAGAATATCAAAAACAATATATGGATTCTATAAAGAGAAATTTTAGAATGCTAGGATTCTATATTGTCTATTTAGCAATATTATTCTTTGCATATCAATATATAATAAAGTTTGCAGATTCTCAAGCTATGAGTTATAGGTTGCTAGTTTATTTAGCTTACTTTGAAGCTTTGTTTGGAATAGGTTTCTTTGTTAGTAGAAAGATTCTTGCGCCTTCAATGAGCAATATGGCGCCTATGGCGCTACCTAGCTACAAAATAACTGAAAAAGGTATAGTTAGCGGCAAAGGATATTCTGTCTTTCTTCATGCAAAATATTTACTTAACTCGGAAATAACGATAAATCGTGAAAAACATTATATTGAGATAGACTCAACGAAACAGAAATTACCCTATAAAGTTAGACTATATTCGCAGGATATAGATAGAGTCCTTGACTATATAGAACGTGTTAAAAGACTAGAACTTAAAAGGCAGAGTTCTGAAGGCTAGCAAAGTGGAAATGAGTATATGTAGCTAAAGTTTCTTGAACTTTTACTCCGTCGTATCCGTTTTTTATTCCTTTTCCTCTTATGTTTTTGAATATAAACTTTTCTTCGTTAACTTCGACTGGAAAAGATACGTGAAATTCATGTCCTCTTATCTTTTCTCCTTTCTTAGAGAGAATAGAATCTTCTAAAGTCAAAAGTTCAGTATATCCAATGGTAAGTTTTCCTTTTGCAGAAATTCCTAAGTCGAAAATATTACTCA comes from the Acidianus infernus genome and includes:
- a CDS encoding DUF2208 domain-containing protein; amino-acid sequence: MSASQYNPYNWKFLLFTQVWLIIISIVLTYYPQYYFEIIILYIIVIFGFTFFMTYKSNPVFRDRKLLYEIVNARTIYEEKDVTKLIMADQEYQKQYMDSIKRNFRMLGFYIVYLAILFFAYQYIIKFADSQAMSYRLLVYLAYFEALFGIGFFVSRKILAPSMSNMAPMALPSYKITEKGIVSGKGYSVFLHAKYLLNSEITINREKHYIEIDSTKQKLPYKVRLYSQDIDRVLDYIERVKRLELKRQSSEG